The Salvia miltiorrhiza cultivar Shanhuang (shh) chromosome 1, IMPLAD_Smil_shh, whole genome shotgun sequence genome has a window encoding:
- the LOC130996413 gene encoding uncharacterized protein LOC130996413 yields MDVEFPRLGNTNNSWTDYLITRRLGVQSRAAAPPYFVDVHWWPPVNHWMKVNTDGSALGAPGSISAGGGGVFRDKWAAVRGCFHVKGGLGFAFEAELLAVITAINIAHSRGWRFLWVESDSSYVVNLLNSRSEDVPWRFVASWKSALRILPEFNIMVTHIYREGNSPVDIMANGERTEGWWPYPIDEIKKAVALDMATHSHTRMVK; encoded by the coding sequence ATGGATGTGGAGTTTCCTCGGTTGGGAAATACAAATAATTCTTGGACGGACTATTTGATCACTCGTCGTCTTGGAGTGCAGAGTAGAGCGGCGGCTCCTCCTTATTTCGTCGAcgttcattggtggcctccggtcAATCATTGGATGAAAGTTAACACTGATGGTTCTGCCCTCGGCGCTCCGGGGAGTATCTctgcggggggggggggggtcttTCGTGATAAATGGGCGGCTGTCCGAGGTTGTTTCCACGTCAAAGGCGGTCTGGGGTTCGCTTTTGAAGCTGAACTTTTAGCGGTAATCACGGCAATCAATATTGCCCATTCTAGGGGCTGGCGTTTCTTATGGGTTGAGTCGGACTCGTCTTATGTGGTTAATCTTCTTAATTCCAGATCGGAAGACGTCCCTTGGAGGTTTGTGGCATCCTGGAAATCTGCGTTGCGGATTTTACCGGAGTTTAATATCATGGTGACTCACATCTATAGAGAAGGTAACTCTCCGGTGGACATTATGGCAAATGGGGAACGCACTGAGGGTTGGTGGCCATACCCTATCGATGAAATCAAGAAGGCGGTGGCCTTGGACATGGCAACGCATAGCCATACAAGGATGGTAAAATAA